The following nucleotide sequence is from Coffea eugenioides isolate CCC68of chromosome 3, Ceug_1.0, whole genome shotgun sequence.
TTGAAAGAGCatcaataaaaaagaaaaaaaaaatctcacaTCCTTGAAGGGTCTTAGAGGTCCTGGGTTGTAATCATCCTTCCTCCTCCTAACTTCTTAAATCACACCTCTtccttattattattttttaaaattcaagtGATATTGAAAGCGTATCGATAATTTGGGTACTCATATTACACCATGAGATTCGTTGTATTTGTCAGCCAATGCGTAGGGATATGGGGAGCTGAGTAGAAAAATTAACTACATTTGTTGAAGTTGTATAATTGCCcttggattaatctttcctacactaaCAGAGTATACACTATTAGCATTTGATGAATAACAActaaacaaaatttgaatttaaaattcaaattttgtacacatgtcatgaattaaacggtgataatgtatacactgtcagtgtatataagatttattcatTGCCTTTTTAAGCATAATGTTATGTGCTTAACGTTACTTTCTGCGCAATTTAGAGTCATGACTACACTCAAAACACTTAGGGTCGTATTTAAGTGCACATCACTTAAAAATAAGTGTTCGTAGTTGTAACAGTATCTTATATCATACAACGACACGATCCATACTTTCTTGGTGGATCAGATATACGAGAAAATTCGACTTTTATAATAGACCTGTACTTTGCAGATAAATTCAGCAACCTAAATATTATGTATGTTTAGATTATATAGCAACACAATGAAAATTTCTATAGTCCCTTTAAGAAACCATTCCTTCAATTTTTATGTATTCAGTGACTGCTAGATTATTCAGGGTGTGATAGTTGTTTACATTATAAATGATTGAATATAttacaattcaaaagtcaaaacaaaaaatcCAATTGTGAATCTAAAATTGAGGGGTGTGATACCAAAAAATAACAATTGAGTATTATCTCCCACCaaacacatatacatataaatTGATTTCGGTTGTATTGATTACTTGATCTCTACCTAAAGATATATAATTTTAGATAAATTATCTTTAGCCCCTTTAGTTTGGTGCTTTACTATATAAACCCTTatagtttatatatatatatatatatatatatatatataactccttcatagtttgaattaaagtgtcacGATTAGTCTTtctattaaaattaacaatcaATAGTAAAAAATCAAAGTCAACctaataaattgacaaattcaCACTTTcactactttttttctttttttccttatctttctctctttttttttgggaagagAAGAGATGATTTTGAAAACCTATACATTGGGCTACAAATCTCaattttcttcaaatataaAAGAGATggaagaaaattaaaaattaaataaataagaaacaaaaaagatggaagggaaatatagaacaaataaataagaaacaaaaagtaCTAAATCTTTTTTTACTACAAATATCATTATAGTTTTTATACTAAATCTTTAATGATATTTTGTAGttcttatttatctattttttattcaatttattcttttttatgtttggagggaaaaaaattaatgaaagggtaaatttatcaatttattagtttgattttgactttttactatTGATCGTAAGTTTTAATGAATGCTAAAACTAACATTGACACTTTAAACCAAATCATAAGAGAGTGACATATGAATTTTTAAACAATAGAGGGTTATGTGATAAAGTACCAAACTACAAGAGAGTAAAAAGTAATTTGTCCTAATTTTTATCCAAAGGCTTTGACCATTAGTATGTgaatattttattcatttattgcAGCCTGATTGCCTAACGTACGGGATATGTTACCTGCTGATCTAGCCATGATATCTCCACACTGACTAGAATTATGGTCAGGCCAAGTAAGTGAACTTCTTTTCAGTATTTAGCAACTTGAACTAAACTAAAGGGTTTACATTTCAGGCTTATTTATATGCACTTTACGAGATAAGTTCATTGCCCGGCTCTcttttttggttatttagtaCTATTTCTCCATTCTCATGCTCAACATGACTTCTAAGTCATTTGAATCTAACTGCTTTCAAGATTTTCTTGAATCTCTTCCCAAAGAGATCTTTTGGGAGAGCTTTGATATCTATCAATGGAAAGGTTTTTGGTTTCAACCTTTCATTCTTCAATCCACCATAGCTTTATCAACTGAATTTGTCCCGCGTGACGATGATATCATATTAGCTTCATCTCTCAAAGTTGGGACTACATGGCTTAAGGCCCTTTGTTTGAGCATCAACAATGGTGCggatcaagaaaatgaagatatTCTCACGAAGGGCAGTCCGCATTTATTTGTTCCAACTATTGAGTCTATGGTCTTTGTTCCTAACTCAGATTCTGTGCTTTCTGGTATGGCTTCTCCAAGACTTCTTCACACACATTTACCTTATAGTCTTCTTCCTGATTCAATGAAGAACTCAGGTTGCAAAATTGTTTACCTTACTCGAAATCCTAAAgacacttttatctcattttggCACTATTTCAATAGCACCAAAGTTGACACATGTGGTACAGAAAGACCACTTGTAATTGGCATCAAACAACAAATTTCTTTGGAGAAAGCATTTGAGTCCTTCTGCAATGGAACTTACCTTTATGGACCTATTTTTGATCATGCCTTGGAGTATCATAAAGAAAGCTCAAAGATGCCTCAGAAGATATTGTTCATGAAGTACGAAGAGCTAAAGAAGGACCCAAAAGGGCAACTGAAAAAACTTGCTTCATTCCTCGGGAAACCATTTACTGAGGAGGAAAAAGTGGACAAAATTCTGTGGAGGTGTAGCCTGGAGAGACTCAAGAACTTGGAGGTTAACAAGAATGGGGTAAATCCATGGAATTGGTTGGATAATAGTGGCTATTTCAGGCTTGGTGTCACTGGGGATTCGAAGAATTATCTAACAGCAGAGATGGAGGAGCGTCTTGATCAAATTGCCCGCACGAAGCTGGAAGCATCTGGACTTGATCTTGATGCATGACGAACACCAGAAATGCGGCACCTGATGTTTAGGCATGCAATATGTGTTCCTTCTCTTCTGTACAATTCCATACGATCGACAATAAAATACTGGAATTTGTCACAATAGTAAATCTTTCACACGGTACAAGTGAAGTTTATTTGTACAAACTGGCCCGGAATAATGCCATTGTAGCAATAAAACTCGTATTCTCTTTCAAGTTACTAACATGCACAATTTCATTACATAAGAAAAATCGAGGTTTTAggttaattttgaaaagaaaatatcAAGAACCATTtcgcttcattatttcctcaggcCATATTCTATCATGTTTTGAAAGCTTGCTGTTAGCTGATGGTTCTTATTggcaaaaatgaaagaaaaattatcAAACTATTCATAAACAGGCAATAGCGAATCATAGTTCAAAACGAAGCATCTAAATTAAAAGAATTTACTAAACAAAAATATAAGCTCTCTCTTAATGGCTAAAGTAATACAATTTTAGAAGTgattatgattttcaaaatctcGTAAAAATGTAAATTGTAATATTCCTTAGCTGAATAACTTCTTTTAAGTGTGTAAAATCTACTTAAAGCAAGAGATAATtacagaaacctcccctgataCTTGTGACAATTAGAGTTAGCACCCTTTATGTTTAATAATTACACAAACCTCTCCTGATATTTATGACAATTAGAGTTAGCACCCTTGatgtttaaaaattacacatccCTCACTTGAATAGTAGCTTTGATATGTGTAAGAAAACCTTATACATATCTCAAATTGCTCTTAAGGATTTTTATTTTGGTTCAAATCAatatcattaattttttttcctccaagTCCCAAATATTTGGCGTTGTCTAAGGTTTAAATCATTTTCTCCATATTCATTTAGCAAAATTTACTATTGCATACTTGTATTTGCAATAGTTTTATTGAACTTTGGtgggagaaaaaaagagaataaattAGAAGAATGAAAGATCAGAAAATTTAGGGGCATGATAGAAGCTGAAATATGTCAGATATGAAGATTGTGATTATGGTAAAGAATAAAAAACTTGGACATACAAAAGAAATGGATTAATTTGGAGAATAAATGGTAGTGGTGCTGATAAAACTATTTAGTGAAGGGAAATGCTTGGTAGTGAGTTTTTTAAGTTTGGATAGCCATTTGATTTTTTTActacaatttttccttttgaaaaaaataaattggcCACTATTTTTGCAGAGGATGATTATCATTCTTTTAGGAAGGTTATTGTATACATTCTAAGTCAAGAAGAGAGGTAGgtataatatttaaaattagaGGAGCTttaagtgaaattcttgaaagttTCGTGGGAGGTTCTGAAGTTATCCCTTAAAGAAATTGCAAATCATCAGGTACAACAATTACGAAATGTGATAGGCAATTCTATGCAACCCTTATTAGCAAATAAATTGAATCAAAATCTAATTGTGAAATTACTAGGAATACTAGCTAGTTTGGTTTTACAAGGATTGCGTGATTTCACTATTTGATCGGTCAAAAATCTATAAAAATTTAACATTCTTGCAAACTGCCGTGCTAGTCAAGTAAAGGGTTTTACCAAACTGATGTCTCAAGAGTacttgtttaaaaaaaaaaaaaaagatttcaaGTGTATTTATATAATAAGTTAAGAGTGTTCTAGTTATAACAAATATCCCAAGAATACAggttaaaaaaaatagatttttcTAATGGGTACCTATTAAGTATAAACACGCATAAATTTCACCTAATCTGTTATGTATATACACATATTAATAATTAGTATTCTTTCttatatttatacatttttttaattaattctacctttttaaaaattcagtcctccttgcatttattacactttatctaattaatcttacctttttgaaaatttcatcacTTGAAGTATATTTTAACGCGAATACCCAATAGGCACCGTTGAGCAGGcttaaaaaaaatccataaatgGAAGAGAGCTTAGCTCCTATTATCATTAGGCGGctctaattaaaaaaaaaaaaaaaaaactcggcGCCGTTCCATGAACGGAAGAGAGCTTAGCTCCTATTATCATTAGGCGGCGCTAATTGCAGAAAAATTCGGCGCTAGACAACGCCGGGCCAGAGGGCTTCGCCGATTAGCATCTCACGCGGCGCCGGTGCCTGGGTGCCAATTTCtaaaagggataattgcagaaaccccctgaggtttctgacatttgcactgacctctcctgtagtttgaaaaattacactgacctcccatgaggttactaatcctttgcaaattcagtccaaatgattaaactattgttttagggagtgaaattagaattttttaccaaatttgtcctttgtactacatgtccaatgaatgacaaaatactacaaatcaattaacaattaataaattttaaggagtatagtttataggcaaatatgcattacctatttaaagtgccggctctttatgggtattttactttcaaacatttaatttaatacaaatatttacgctcaaatacttatttgtatttactttcaaatatttaatttttgttaaatacaaaaactaTCAATCTCTtttccgtaaaaatattaatataacactttttcaattttagttacaaacatttatgtatttaacataaattaaatgattcagaataaaatatccataaagagccaatactttactcatgtaatggatgaaagccataaagaattaatactttatgggtcattattaaaaaaaatatttaatttatattaaataaataacctaccgatttcctttttgcaagaatattactgtaacactttttgaaatttactaacaaacattgatatatttatcataaattaaatgtttgaaagtaaaatatccgTAAAAAACCGGTACTTTAAATGAGTAATACGTGTTTGCCTATAAAGAGTCGGtaactatttaaagtaccggttctttaagggtattttactttcaaacatttaatttaatacaaatgtttacgctcaaatacagatttgtatttactttcaaatatttaatttttgttaaatacaaaacctaccaatctctcttccgtaaaaatattaatataacactttttcaattttagttacaaacatttatgtatttaacataaattaaatgattcagaataaaatgcacATAAAGAGCGAATACTTTACTcgtgtaatggatgaaagccataaaaaattaatactttatgggccatttatttttttttaaaaaaatatttaatttatattaaataaataacctatcgatttcctttttgcaagaatattactataacaatttttgaattttacttacaaatattgatatatttatcataaattaaatatttgaaagtaaaatactcgTAAAGAGCTGAtactttaaatgagtaatgcgTGTTTGCCCATAAATTATACtccttaaaatttattaattgttaattgatttatagtactttgtcattcattggatatgtagcacaaagggcaaatctggtacaaaattctaatttcactccctaaaataatattttaatcgtttggactaaatttgcaaaggattagtaacctcaagggaggtcagtgtaatttttcaaaccacaggggaggtcagtgcaaatgttagaaacctcaggggaggcttctgcaattatccctttctAAAATGTTCGGCGCTAGTCAACACCTTTTTATTACAAATACTCTCTCCGTTCCATTGAAGTTATCAtgctttccttttttatttgtcCTAAAATAATTGTCACATACCCAAAATAGAAAGCTTGTTTACattcaatttcaacatttacccTCTTAAAATATGAGTCCTACAACTTtaactcaaaagtcaaaataaaaagGAAGACACCCCAAATGTGTGTCATGCGTTGTTGATACGTGATTTTTGGTCATGCATTTTTGAGTTAAACAAAATAGATAGGTTCCACAGCAATAAATTTCCACCATAACTCTCTTTGTATGCTTTACACGTTAGAGGGCAAAGGTGGAAAGTGAAACAAAATTTGCAACATTTAGTGCACTGTTAGTAAAAATCACAACTTCCCAAGCGCGACAAACTTATTGGGACGGAGGCAGTATAAAAAAGGTTTCGCCTATTGGGAGCTGCCAATTTCACAAGGTGCCGGCGCTAATGTCaacaccaatttttttttcttttttagtttcaatGAACAttaccaaaattcaaaaaattcgCCATCGAATATGCAAATTCAtaattttcaatcatcttttatCCTACGTGCATCACATAAAAAAGATATTACaatatttttttagaaaaaaatactATTTCTAATAATCTACCATCCAAATACATGCCAGCCATAGTGCACCTACCCAAATTCAAGAAGTTCACTATTGAACAAGCGAACCTCAATGCCGGTCATAGACTCACAGTAACGCCGGCCCCTCCCCCCAAACAAAACCCCTAGAGCTCTTTGTCCACAAAGAGGAGCTAGGCCGTGTACTTGCATAGTTTCGCAccaaaacgaaaaggaaaaaagaagtaCATGCATAGTTTCGTTGGAGTATCGAGAGGGCCGAACAGCCATCAAAAAAGCCGTTCCGAACAATTTTTGTCCAAATCAATAGGATAAAATCTCATTTGTTCAAAATGTAATTCAATTTTAACAACTTGTAATTATAGAACAAAATGTTGTGAGTCTTACACATGATGTTGAAATTGATATACAAGATGTGATTTAAActttacatattttttttccaaccaAATCATGGCCATCAACCTTTTAGGAACACTTGCAAATAATTTTTCTCCCTTCTAGGAAAAAGTTGTACCCAAACGGTGGCTTTGTAGCCTTATCAGACTTTTTCTTTTGAAGTATCTCTCAATTTTTACACCCGGAAGGTTTCTACCAACCTTTTAAAGGTTGCAGTGCATGTGGATGTATCTAAGTTGCCTGTAGCCACTCTAAAATGTAGATCCGGAATCTCATAAGTTGAGTTGTCGTGGAGTTTTAATAGACTATAATTTttataacaattaatataaaTTGGTACAATTTTGATGTAAAACTTGTGTTTATAACTTGATTACACCTACCCAATATTATTAGAGATACATAGTGGGTTTTGAACATTGTGAGGCTCCAAATCCCTCTAAAAGCACCATGCTTGACCTTGTTATTTACTTGCTGTTCTCCAACTGTATATACTCCGAGCTcgtcttttctttcttctgtttTGTGTCTGAGAAGCATGTTGGAGGTTGcacattttttttcctcctgTTACCTTCTTCGCCCCCACCCCTTCCCCCCGTTTATTAGTAAGATAATTAGCTGCTATCCTCTTCCTTTGGTAACAGGACGGCTCCTGCTTGATTTAATGCTCCATTGCCTGAAATTATGGTAAGGTCCACTCTCGAATCAGGAAAACGTTTCTTCTGGTTAAGCAGGCTGAGTTTGCTGCTTCTAACTAGCCATAAATACATAGTACAAAGCCTCACAATACTTAGTCAAAAAATGTGGCGTGGACAACCCAAATTCTTCAGTCTACCACGATTgccatttttctttacatatatatatactccaCCAGCTCAGTTTATTGCCCAGCCCGCTTTTTTGTATATGCAATATATCTGCAGCCTCATTGCTCAACATGAATTCTAAATCAATTGAATGTAATTCCTTTCAAGATTTTCTTGAATCTCTTCCCAAAGAAAACTTCTGGGAGAGCTTTGAAATCTATCAATGGAAAGGTATTCGGTTTCATCCTTTCATTCTTCAATCCACCATAGCTTTATCAACTGAATCCCGCGTAACGATGATATCATATTAGCTTCATCTCTCAAAGTTGGGACTACATGGCTTAAGGCCCTTTGTTTGAGCATCAACAATGGTGCggatcaagaaaatgaagatatTCTCACGAAGGGCAGTCCACATTTATTTGTTCCAACTATTGAGTCTATGGTCTTTGTTCCTAACTCAGCTTCTGTGCTTTCTGGTATGGCTTCTCCTAGACTCCTTCACCCACATTTGCCTTATAGTCTTCTTCCTGATTCAATTAGGAACTCAGGTTGCAAAATTGTTTACCTTACTCGAAATCCTAAAgacacttttatctcattttggCACTATTTCAATAGCATCAAAGTTGACACATGTGGTACAGAAAGACCACTTGTAATTGGTAGCAAACAACAAATTTCTTTGGAGAAAGCATTTGAGTCTTCTGCAATGGAACTTACCTTTATGGACCTATTTTTTATCATGCCTTGGAGTATCATAAAGAAAGCTCAAAGATGCCTCAGAAGATATTGTTCATGAAGTATGTTGTGCTAAAGAAGGACCCAAAGGGGCAACTGAAAAAACTTGCTTCATTCCTCGGGAAACCATTTACTGAGGAGGAAAAAGTGGACAAAATTCTATGGAGGTGTTGCCTGGAGAGACTCAATAACTTGGAGGTTAACAAGAATGGGGTAAATCCGTGGAATTGGTTGGATAATAGTGGCTATTTCAGGCTTGGTGTCACTGGGGATTCAAAAGAATTATCTAACACCAGAGATGGAGGAGCGTCTTGATCTAATAGCCCGCACGAAGCTGGAAGCATCTGGACTTGATCTTGATGCATGACGAACACCAGAAATGCGGCACCTGTGTTTAGGCATGCAACAACTGTTGATCTTGATGCATGAAGAGGACCAGCAATGCTCCACCTAATGTTTAGGGATGCAAATACCTGTTACTCTGCATTTTTTAAAATCggaaaaaatgcacttttcatcctcaaagctGGGTTGATGACCAATTTCGTCCTCAAAGTTTTACCAagaacacatttcatcctcaaagttcctGCATTTTGGCCAATTAGGGATAATTGACAGAATAATACTCAATTTGGACGGAAAGCTACACGTAAGAAGCATGTGCTATTAGAACCAACTTTGCATCCAACAAAAAACAGGtaaaaattttggccaattaggGATAATTGACAGAATAATACTCAATTTGGACGGAAAACTACATGTAAGAAGCATGTGCTATTAGAACCAACTTTGCATCCAACAAAAAACAGGTAAAATCTGTTCTTGCTTCATTTATGTCCTCTCCGCTCCTCTTCTTGTTATAGtcctaaaaaaatttctaacCACCATCACCATTCTAAATCCAATTATTTGCTGGCAAAAAGGTTGACATAAATGGTCGACATCCACTTATTCATGAGTTATAGatgacttggatttgagtatcTATCCAAACACATTAAATTAGCCCAgcccatttaatttaatttgatttttattttttacctatcaaaaaatatatataatagaGGAAACCCTATTTGCAAAAATAGAGGAAAACCTTAAAAAGCTGGTAGGTTGTTGTTTCCATATCTTGTATAGAAACTACCAACTGTTTATAACTTTAATTTtagagataatttcagaaacctcaaCGGAGGTTTTTGACTATTGTAAGTAGGTCCTCTTTAATTTAAAAGATTACACTTACCTTCTCTACTATTAGCATTTCAGTAACAATATAAATCCACTATACTAAATTTGTCCTAAAAccctaaaatacccttttgttaGTTAGAAGGGGGGAAACTCGCTCATAAATTTCTTCCACATTGCAACTATTGCAATCGGCATAACTACCACACTGATGAAGTCAATAAGTCACTTTAACTTAATCCTCGTATTCTCATAAATTTGAAAGCCCAACTTTGCAGCCCTAAAGCTTCCTGTGCAAATCAATTATGACAATTAACATTTGCATTCAACCTAATCTTGTTTCTCAGTTTTTTTTGCCTAAATTTTGCATCTAAATTGACCAATGTCATTATTCAAATTCAATCAAAATGGATGCAACCTTGTTGATGCTAAAATAATCTAACCCACCAAGAATACCAACATGGAACAACCAAAAGAAACATTAGAGACCACATTCTATGTCTTTAGGCAAATTTGATTATAGTTCTTATAtcccaaaattcttttttttttgtttgcacAATTGGTATAATAGTGTAATCTTCCTCAatctatctttcttttttagccatcatttttattttcttgtttataCTACGTATCACTGCCATTCTTTTCATCTTCATTTAGTTTGACAATAAATATGCTTTGACAACCTGTCGTTTAGCAATTTCAATTCAATAATActtacaaaaaaggaaaacaaaaagagagag
It contains:
- the LOC113765950 gene encoding cytosolic sulfotransferase 5-like; the protein is MTSKSFESNCFQDFLESLPKEIFWESFDIYQWKGFWFQPFILQSTIALSTEFVPRDDDIILASSLKVGTTWLKALCLSINNGADQENEDILTKGSPHLFVPTIESMVFVPNSDSVLSGMASPRLLHTHLPYSLLPDSMKNSGCKIVYLTRNPKDTFISFWHYFNSTKVDTCGTERPLVIGIKQQISLEKAFESFCNGTYLYGPIFDHALEYHKESSKMPQKILFMKYEELKKDPKGQLKKLASFLGKPFTEEEKVDKILWRCSLERLKNLEVNKNGVNPWNWLDNSGYFRLGVTGDSKNYLTAEMEERLDQIARTKLEASGLDLDA